The sequence AAGATTGGCTGGAAGAAAAGATTAAGTGAATATCTATAATGCATCTATTGTCATTTGAAACGATTGGTGGGCAATAGCCGCTGATCAAACACAAAAGGCTCGACTCGTTTCTTGATCTTCCGGAACTCCGGATGCAGCGGATTGATCAGAACATTACTCTCCTCCGGAACCAGCACCGAAGGCACGAAGAGCAACAGACTTTTGCCGCCGTTCGCCCACCTCGTGCCAATCTCCTGGGTATCGACAACGGGTGGGCTGGACTTCCAGTCCGAAGGAAGGGAAGACTTCTTCACCTTCTTGACTGAAACGCCGTCAGGCAGGTCGAACCGGCAGATACTCAGATCACGCGGCGCCAGAACTATGGGCAGGTGAACAAGGT is a genomic window of Actinomycetota bacterium containing:
- a CDS encoding RES family NAD+ phosphorylase, with the translated sequence MKLFRIAKTAYIDDSTGVGARMHGGRWNEKDVPVIYAAASPSLAALEYLVHLPIVLAPRDLSICRFDLPDGVSVKKVKKSSLPSDWKSSPPVVDTQEIGTRWANGGKSLLLFVPSVLVPEESNVLINPLHPEFRKIKKRVEPFVFDQRLLPTNRFK